Proteins from one Natrinema salinisoli genomic window:
- a CDS encoding cobalt-factor II C(20)-methyltransferase, giving the protein MTLYGVGLGPGEADLVTVRGKEVLENADVVYSPGRLSRTVALKHVDESKIGDLDFPMTKDEEKLRTAWKEAAAEIAPNARDGDVAFVTLGDPNVYSTFGHLRRTIDAFHSDVELEIVPGVSAVTAFATAMGVEIEAGAGLSLREAASGHSPTGPDRMILFKVTDAPATHEGLVEAGYDVTYGRRLFMEQGETIVTDDPEEIDERDYYTLAYAEKEDLEVEQATAAFETDGSDSETSGEDDSTANGEPVTDGGKRVDLEHAEGCEGGDCGGHRGGHR; this is encoded by the coding sequence GAGAACGCAGACGTGGTCTACTCGCCGGGCCGCCTCTCCCGGACGGTCGCGTTGAAACACGTCGACGAGTCGAAAATCGGGGATCTAGACTTCCCCATGACGAAAGACGAGGAGAAGCTGCGAACGGCGTGGAAGGAGGCGGCCGCAGAGATTGCCCCGAACGCACGCGACGGCGACGTCGCCTTCGTCACGCTGGGCGATCCGAACGTCTACTCGACGTTCGGTCACCTCCGACGGACGATCGACGCCTTTCATTCGGACGTCGAACTGGAGATCGTTCCCGGCGTGAGCGCGGTGACGGCCTTCGCGACCGCGATGGGGGTCGAGATCGAAGCCGGCGCGGGGCTCTCCTTGCGGGAGGCCGCGTCCGGCCACAGCCCGACCGGCCCGGACCGGATGATCCTATTCAAGGTCACCGACGCACCGGCGACCCACGAGGGCCTCGTCGAGGCCGGCTACGACGTGACCTACGGCCGCCGGCTGTTCATGGAACAGGGCGAGACGATCGTCACCGACGACCCCGAGGAGATCGACGAGCGCGATTACTACACGCTCGCGTACGCCGAGAAGGAAGACCTCGAGGTCGAGCAGGCGACGGCGGCCTTCGAAACCGACGGCAGCGATTCCGAAACGTCGGGCGAGGACGACTCGACGGCGAACGGTGAGCCGGTGACCGACGGAGGGAAGCGAGTCGACCTCGAGCACGCTGAAGGTTGCGAGGGCGGCGACTGTGGCGGACACCGCGGAGGACACCGATGA
- a CDS encoding cobalt-precorrin-4/precorrin-4 C(11)-methyltransferase: MTDDETPNDPQDAIDSQGEARREELDDRIFEHSAGDEQEGIPFVGAGPGNPRLLTVAGKELLEEADLVVHAGSLVNSELLDEYCSHAELVNSVGKDLEELIPLMRDAYEDGDNVVRLHSGDPAIYGAALEQMDALEHEGVPTHFVPGVTSAFAASATLRTQLTLNEVSNHVAFTRPQGKTLTPEEDHISDFVEMGDVTTCIYLGTHAVRDTMDRLLEDDHDPETPVAVIYHASWPDEDVIIGSIGDIADKVEEAGYRASALVVIGDAVTGAGYERSFLYGDWANRGSSGESGETEASDD; the protein is encoded by the coding sequence ATGACTGACGACGAGACACCCAACGACCCGCAGGACGCGATCGACTCCCAGGGCGAAGCTCGCCGCGAGGAACTGGACGACCGGATCTTCGAGCACAGCGCCGGGGACGAACAGGAGGGCATTCCCTTCGTCGGCGCCGGCCCCGGCAACCCGCGCCTGCTGACCGTGGCGGGGAAGGAACTGCTCGAGGAGGCCGACCTCGTCGTTCACGCGGGCTCGCTGGTCAACAGCGAACTGCTGGACGAGTACTGCAGCCACGCCGAACTGGTGAACTCCGTCGGGAAGGACCTCGAGGAACTGATCCCGCTGATGCGGGACGCCTACGAGGACGGCGACAACGTCGTCCGCCTGCACAGCGGCGATCCCGCGATTTACGGCGCAGCACTCGAGCAGATGGACGCGCTGGAGCACGAGGGCGTGCCGACCCACTTCGTTCCCGGCGTCACCTCGGCGTTCGCGGCCAGCGCGACGCTGCGGACCCAACTGACGCTCAACGAGGTCTCGAATCACGTCGCCTTCACCCGACCGCAGGGCAAGACCCTGACGCCCGAGGAGGACCACATCTCCGACTTCGTGGAGATGGGCGACGTGACGACCTGCATCTATCTCGGGACCCACGCGGTTCGGGACACGATGGATCGGTTGCTCGAGGACGACCACGACCCCGAGACGCCGGTCGCGGTGATCTACCACGCCTCGTGGCCGGACGAGGACGTGATCATCGGCTCGATCGGCGACATCGCGGACAAGGTCGAGGAGGCGGGCTACCGCGCCTCGGCGCTGGTCGTCATCGGTGATGCCGTGACCGGCGCGGGCTACGAGCGCTCGTTCCTCTACGGCGACTGGGCCAATCGGGGATCGTCGGGAGAGTCCGGCGAGACGGAGGCGAGTGATGACTGA
- the cbiG gene encoding cobalt-precorrin 5A hydrolase, giving the protein MSSGTENADTTDESGSDSGGGHCSTADSDGEVAEEIAIISFGRKMDTAEEIKAEIGDRYEAIDIIEYHGDVFEEHWGEYDCFIGLMASGIAMRKTAHLLDDKWEDPAICVVDEELTWAIPITGGHHGANQVAQDLATMGAVPAMTTASEAAGKQGVESRAKAMDTHVVNGDSTVKTNLAVLDENLGPVARLDGPKAVLVGDDVTVLKRNKDDGIVLGTGSVSGASKEAFLAAWEEALEQTDYDVDDVEFVGTATRKEDEEGLLEAAQELDLGVVAFDKETLLEHEGPTPSKSKELIGWPGVSEASAIAGGAERELVLEKISYENEVTVAIGR; this is encoded by the coding sequence ATGAGTTCAGGAACTGAGAACGCGGACACGACGGACGAATCGGGATCGGACTCCGGCGGCGGCCACTGTTCGACGGCGGATTCGGACGGCGAAGTCGCCGAGGAGATCGCGATCATCTCCTTCGGCCGGAAGATGGACACCGCCGAGGAGATCAAAGCCGAGATCGGCGATCGCTACGAGGCGATCGACATCATCGAGTACCACGGCGACGTCTTCGAGGAGCATTGGGGCGAGTACGACTGCTTCATCGGCCTGATGGCCTCCGGGATCGCGATGCGGAAGACGGCCCACCTGCTCGACGACAAGTGGGAGGATCCCGCGATCTGCGTCGTCGACGAGGAACTGACGTGGGCCATCCCGATCACGGGCGGCCACCACGGTGCGAACCAGGTCGCACAGGATCTTGCGACGATGGGGGCCGTCCCGGCGATGACCACCGCCAGCGAGGCGGCGGGCAAGCAGGGCGTCGAGTCCCGCGCGAAGGCGATGGACACCCACGTCGTCAACGGCGACTCGACGGTCAAGACGAACCTCGCCGTCCTCGACGAGAACCTCGGTCCCGTGGCCCGGCTCGACGGGCCGAAAGCCGTCCTCGTCGGCGACGACGTGACGGTTCTCAAGCGCAACAAGGACGACGGGATCGTCCTCGGCACCGGTAGCGTCTCCGGTGCGAGCAAAGAGGCCTTCCTCGCGGCCTGGGAAGAAGCCCTCGAGCAGACCGATTACGACGTCGACGACGTCGAGTTCGTCGGGACCGCGACCCGGAAAGAGGACGAGGAGGGGCTGCTCGAGGCCGCCCAGGAACTCGACCTCGGCGTGGTCGCCTTCGACAAGGAGACGCTGCTCGAACACGAGGGGCCGACGCCCTCGAAGTCGAAGGAGCTGATCGGCTGGCCCGGCGTCTCCGAGGCCTCCGCGATCGCGGGCGGTGCCGAACGGGAACTGGTCCTCGAGAAGATCAGTTACGAGAACGAAGTCACGGTGGCGATCGGTCGATGA
- a CDS encoding precorrin-3B C(17)-methyltransferase: protein MSSDAEATEMDATADAAGGTPDDHGTLYVVGIGPGLPEHMTKRAKEVIESSEVVIASSLYQEFLRDDGTLLPEAETDEDGIAVRDDGFEQEIVRSTMGRQIELARAAFEYVREGKDVAHVSGGDPSVYGKSDLIFKMAEEEDATDVPIEIVPGLTAALGGSANVGAPLCNDFCTVSLSDKWRGWDEIEEKLRAAAISDFVIVLYNCWRNYEKAVDIVREERTDDAYVAIVNDAGRADAGRNGESQFITTLGEAADHDDKVSGMGTSLIIGNHETETWRNDDRTYLVTPRGGRDVDDF, encoded by the coding sequence ATGAGTTCGGACGCCGAGGCCACCGAGATGGACGCGACCGCGGACGCCGCCGGCGGCACCCCCGACGACCACGGAACCCTCTACGTCGTCGGCATCGGCCCCGGCCTGCCGGAGCACATGACCAAGCGGGCCAAGGAGGTCATCGAGTCCTCGGAGGTCGTCATCGCCTCGAGCCTCTACCAGGAGTTCCTGCGCGACGACGGCACCCTGTTGCCGGAAGCGGAGACGGACGAGGACGGCATCGCCGTTCGAGACGACGGCTTCGAGCAGGAGATCGTCCGCTCGACGATGGGCCGGCAGATCGAACTCGCCCGCGCGGCGTTCGAATACGTCCGCGAAGGGAAGGACGTGGCTCACGTTTCCGGCGGCGATCCCTCGGTCTACGGCAAGTCCGATCTCATCTTCAAAATGGCCGAGGAGGAGGACGCCACGGACGTTCCGATCGAGATCGTTCCCGGCCTGACGGCGGCGCTCGGCGGGTCGGCCAACGTCGGCGCGCCGCTGTGCAACGACTTCTGTACGGTCTCGCTGTCGGACAAGTGGCGCGGCTGGGACGAGATCGAGGAGAAGCTGCGGGCGGCGGCGATCAGCGACTTCGTGATCGTCCTCTACAACTGCTGGCGCAACTACGAGAAGGCGGTCGACATCGTCCGCGAGGAGCGGACCGACGACGCCTACGTGGCCATCGTCAACGACGCCGGCCGCGCGGACGCCGGCCGAAACGGCGAGAGCCAGTTCATCACAACCCTCGGCGAGGCCGCCGACCACGACGACAAGGTGTCGGGGATGGGCACCTCGCTGATCATCGGCAACCACGAGACCGAAACCTGGCGCAACGACGACCGAACGTACCTCGTCACCCCGCGCGGCGGGCGTGACGTCGACGACTTCTGA
- the cobJ gene encoding precorrin-3B C(17)-methyltransferase produces MSTDTNADADAESTSKCGASSSTESSTNEASTDTSSSKCGASSSTEDSSGSKCGASSSSSSSSSSCGASSSDDSGSNEKEVGSTVDDFDAEPGKLSAVGLGPGHPEGITDRAKTALLEADHIVGYTTYIDLIPDEITEEADELYDTPMCGEVSRTEEAIDRALAGNDVAIVGSGDPNVYALGGLALEILESKGATASMVDFEAVPGVPAAQSCAARLGAPLVNDTVSISLSDHLVPMPEIESRLHSAAKESFTITIYNPWSRKRRENFEKACEILLAHRDADTPVGIVHGAGRDDEQVMITELGELEELGESEIIDMTTTIVVGNEETYVWDDRMVTPRGYETKYDY; encoded by the coding sequence ATGAGTACGGATACCAACGCGGACGCCGACGCCGAATCGACTTCCAAATGCGGAGCCTCCTCGAGCACGGAGAGCAGCACCAACGAGGCGAGTACCGACACCTCGAGCTCGAAGTGCGGCGCATCGAGCAGCACCGAGGACTCGAGCGGCTCCAAGTGCGGAGCCTCCTCGAGCTCCTCGTCGTCCTCGAGTAGCTGTGGTGCCTCGAGTTCCGACGACAGCGGCTCTAACGAGAAGGAGGTCGGCTCCACCGTCGACGACTTCGACGCCGAACCGGGCAAACTGAGCGCCGTCGGCCTCGGTCCCGGCCATCCGGAGGGGATAACCGACCGCGCAAAGACGGCGCTGCTCGAGGCCGACCACATCGTCGGTTACACGACCTACATCGACCTCATTCCGGACGAGATCACGGAGGAAGCCGACGAGCTGTACGACACGCCGATGTGTGGCGAAGTCTCCCGCACCGAGGAAGCCATCGACCGCGCGCTGGCGGGCAACGACGTCGCCATCGTCGGCAGCGGCGACCCCAACGTCTACGCGCTGGGCGGCCTCGCACTCGAGATCCTCGAGTCAAAGGGCGCGACGGCGTCGATGGTCGACTTCGAGGCCGTGCCGGGCGTCCCGGCGGCCCAGTCCTGTGCGGCCCGGCTGGGCGCACCGCTCGTCAACGACACCGTCTCGATCTCGCTGTCGGACCATCTCGTCCCGATGCCCGAGATCGAGTCCCGACTCCACTCCGCGGCAAAGGAGTCCTTCACGATCACGATCTACAACCCCTGGAGCCGCAAGCGCCGGGAGAACTTCGAGAAGGCCTGCGAGATCCTGCTGGCCCACCGCGACGCGGACACGCCCGTCGGCATCGTCCACGGCGCCGGCCGCGACGACGAGCAGGTGATGATCACCGAACTCGGCGAACTCGAGGAGCTCGGGGAGAGCGAGATCATCGACATGACGACGACGATCGTCGTCGGCAACGAGGAAACCTACGTCTGGGACGACCGGATGGTCACGCCGCGGGGCTACGAGACGAAGTACGACTACTGA
- a CDS encoding ferredoxin has translation MSRYEVTIEKDACDGIFACLTRDPRFVEGEDGLATIDPGADPVYDCEGEVTDTEDRVVATFDDDRIDEAQQAAAACPTDAIVVEEVGE, from the coding sequence ATGTCACGATACGAAGTTACCATCGAGAAGGACGCCTGCGACGGCATCTTCGCCTGTCTGACCCGCGACCCGCGATTCGTCGAGGGCGAGGACGGCCTCGCGACGATCGACCCCGGCGCGGACCCGGTCTACGACTGCGAGGGCGAAGTCACTGACACCGAAGACCGGGTCGTCGCGACGTTCGACGACGACCGCATCGACGAAGCCCAGCAGGCCGCCGCGGCGTGCCCGACGGACGCGATCGTCGTCGAGGAGGTGGGCGAATGA
- a CDS encoding cobalamin biosynthesis protein — protein MSDADSATEIEVPSDPLAGHAATAYFWGHVAGSGDVSDGSIEVVTNDEESAQVLAAIAGGDLEHETTTRDYAHDTSITRTEEEYTLSIGSEDGDDAGLLGRSGALGLPVDGRGNYRFGAFSNYDRELLRGLLEGCGTICFKSSSGTVGISFVHDDRELLEFAQDLIADCPIDAPMGDLSETSSGGYWFGVDDDAAPEFGTWLYENCEETGLFAPSRRRKLERSLEQAEAYDGE, from the coding sequence ATGAGCGACGCGGACTCCGCGACCGAGATCGAGGTGCCGTCCGATCCGCTCGCCGGCCACGCCGCGACGGCGTACTTCTGGGGCCACGTCGCCGGCAGCGGGGACGTCTCGGACGGTAGCATCGAGGTCGTCACCAACGATGAGGAGTCGGCACAGGTGCTCGCCGCGATCGCCGGCGGCGACCTCGAGCACGAGACGACCACCCGCGACTACGCTCACGACACGTCCATTACGCGAACCGAGGAGGAGTACACGCTCTCGATCGGCAGTGAGGACGGCGACGATGCCGGCCTGTTGGGCCGCAGCGGCGCGCTCGGGCTTCCCGTCGACGGGCGCGGCAACTACCGCTTCGGCGCGTTCTCGAACTACGACCGAGAACTGCTCCGCGGGCTGCTCGAGGGCTGTGGAACTATCTGCTTCAAGTCCTCGAGCGGCACCGTCGGCATCTCCTTCGTCCACGACGATCGGGAGTTGCTCGAGTTCGCACAGGATTTGATAGCGGACTGCCCAATTGATGCTCCGATGGGCGACCTCTCGGAAACGTCCTCGGGCGGCTACTGGTTCGGCGTCGACGACGACGCCGCGCCCGAGTTCGGGACGTGGTTGTACGAGAACTGCGAGGAGACGGGCCTGTTCGCGCCGAGTCGGCGCCGCAAGCTCGAGCGGAGCCTCGAGCAGGCCGAGGCGTACGACGGCGAGTAG
- a CDS encoding CbiX/SirB N-terminal domain-containing protein, with protein MSTPDQTTHAPAAGFDDEAVLLIGHGSRREKSNEQVRELAADLESRLGIPVDAAFLELAEPAIDEAFAELAPVTSQVTVVHCSLFAASHVKNDVPLAIEQARAEHDLEINNGAHLGVHPAILDLLDDRAAAVERELGVDREDDDVAVVVCGRGSSDPDANGDVHKLARLLYEGREFDRVEASFIGVTEPTLEDTLHGLSKHRPDAVVVLPYMLGDGVLTQRVRDWTAEFDEDYPYVDALAGDPLGTDSRLLDVFADRWEEARTESVEMSCDTCKYKVDLEGYEEDVGGARAMLRALAHQEAHADRDDIDEEPDSHDAPEKHVAVCTNQTCAKMGSPAVLERLRQEVRDSEHCDARITRTSCLGRCGDGPMVAVYPDGIWYGGVEDDDADRIVGDHLDRDRIVSELVDQTL; from the coding sequence ATGAGCACACCCGACCAGACCACACACGCACCCGCAGCCGGGTTCGACGACGAGGCCGTCCTCCTGATCGGCCACGGCTCCCGGCGCGAGAAGTCCAACGAACAGGTCCGCGAACTGGCCGCAGACCTCGAGTCGCGGCTGGGAATCCCGGTCGATGCCGCGTTCCTCGAGCTCGCGGAACCGGCGATCGACGAGGCGTTCGCCGAGCTCGCGCCAGTCACGTCGCAGGTGACGGTCGTCCACTGTTCGCTGTTCGCGGCGAGCCACGTCAAGAACGACGTGCCGCTCGCGATCGAGCAGGCCCGGGCCGAGCACGACCTCGAGATCAACAACGGCGCGCATCTCGGGGTCCATCCGGCTATCCTCGACCTGCTGGACGACCGCGCCGCCGCCGTCGAGCGCGAACTGGGCGTCGACCGCGAGGACGACGACGTCGCGGTCGTCGTCTGCGGACGGGGCTCGAGCGATCCCGACGCCAACGGCGACGTCCACAAGCTGGCCCGGTTGCTGTACGAGGGCCGCGAGTTCGACCGCGTCGAGGCCTCGTTCATCGGCGTCACGGAGCCGACGCTCGAGGACACCCTCCACGGGCTCTCGAAGCACCGCCCCGACGCGGTCGTCGTGTTGCCGTACATGCTCGGCGACGGCGTCCTCACGCAGCGAGTGCGGGACTGGACAGCGGAATTCGACGAGGACTATCCGTACGTCGACGCGCTGGCCGGGGACCCGCTCGGAACCGATTCCCGACTGCTCGACGTCTTCGCCGACCGCTGGGAGGAAGCCCGCACCGAAAGCGTCGAGATGTCCTGTGACACGTGCAAGTACAAGGTCGACCTCGAGGGCTACGAGGAGGACGTCGGCGGCGCTCGAGCCATGCTTCGCGCGCTGGCCCACCAGGAGGCTCACGCCGACCGTGACGATATCGACGAGGAACCCGACAGCCACGACGCGCCCGAAAAGCACGTCGCGGTCTGTACCAACCAGACCTGCGCCAAGATGGGATCGCCGGCGGTCCTCGAGCGCCTGCGTCAAGAGGTGCGGGACTCGGAGCACTGCGACGCCCGCATCACGCGGACGTCGTGTCTGGGACGCTGTGGCGACGGGCCGATGGTCGCGGTCTACCCCGACGGAATCTGGTACGGCGGCGTCGAGGACGACGACGCCGACCGGATCGTGGGCGACCATCTGGATCGGGATCGCATCGTGAGCGAGCTCGTCGACCAAACGTTATGA
- a CDS encoding DUF3209 family protein — protein sequence MSCYEIEALRLGLMNVLGVGDDSTRDHAEKELEGHLEGPIQGLAEADSLAEIERHLDAALVDLEEEVAAMDSDDPEYDYTRGRLLAVRDAERAVQRLSVQGESIVDGLGDAHDTLHETFPVEE from the coding sequence ATGAGCTGTTACGAAATCGAAGCGCTACGACTCGGACTGATGAACGTCCTCGGCGTCGGGGACGACAGCACCCGCGATCACGCGGAGAAAGAACTCGAGGGCCATCTCGAGGGCCCCATCCAGGGCCTCGCGGAGGCCGACAGCCTCGCGGAGATCGAGCGCCACCTCGATGCGGCGCTGGTCGATCTCGAGGAGGAAGTCGCCGCAATGGACAGCGACGACCCCGAGTACGATTACACGCGGGGACGACTACTGGCGGTCCGCGATGCCGAGCGAGCGGTCCAGCGACTGAGCGTGCAGGGCGAGAGCATCGTGGACGGGCTCGGCGACGCGCACGACACCCTCCACGAGACCTTTCCGGTAGAGGAGTAA
- a CDS encoding PQQ-binding-like beta-propeller repeat protein — translation MADTADTERDLPLEFRSVPLGEIETARSRHMWTRSAVSVADSGDLVVTGQWDGTVTARDADSLETRWTVDHPDHAVGITSLSNDGEDGSDETVVVAGRGETGTIAAYDAETGDRRWRYDTVDDVGEAVKDTVFYLPYVVALETGTDADGTERLYAAARRYERDGDHRQWHSTVYAFDPDGSVRWTDETDASPIAIDLDADGERLAVGYNRCMGDHDTGLVVLEAESGDRLWSWDPGTEGDRRVGDVSFDGESIAVSSHGDKRGYLLGPGGAERWRVDLAVETEIDDETLYAYPNHVYTNDSRVAFVTGNTYAVESRETESRHPNEHRVAAFDADGDLIWDDEVRGFVHGLAADGGRLVAPCAQNFRVRDPDTHAVRWFDLESGASGCERLDGIATAAAVEEGTVAAIEEPVEYHDEGQTRGEYALRVGSLE, via the coding sequence ATGGCCGACACTGCCGATACCGAACGCGACCTGCCCCTCGAGTTCCGATCGGTCCCGCTCGGCGAGATCGAGACGGCCCGGAGTCGTCACATGTGGACCCGATCCGCGGTCAGCGTGGCCGACTCTGGCGACCTCGTCGTGACCGGCCAGTGGGACGGGACGGTCACCGCCCGCGACGCCGACTCGCTCGAGACGCGGTGGACGGTCGATCACCCGGACCACGCGGTCGGAATCACGTCGCTCTCGAACGACGGTGAAGACGGCAGCGACGAGACGGTCGTCGTCGCCGGACGCGGCGAAACCGGAACGATCGCGGCCTACGACGCCGAGACGGGCGACCGGCGCTGGCGGTACGACACCGTCGACGACGTGGGCGAGGCGGTCAAGGACACCGTCTTCTACCTGCCCTACGTGGTCGCGCTCGAGACGGGCACCGACGCGGACGGTACCGAACGACTCTACGCCGCCGCACGACGGTACGAACGCGACGGCGACCACCGCCAGTGGCACAGCACCGTCTACGCGTTCGACCCCGACGGATCGGTCCGCTGGACCGACGAGACCGACGCCTCGCCGATCGCGATCGATCTCGACGCCGACGGCGAGCGCCTCGCGGTCGGCTACAACCGCTGTATGGGCGACCACGACACCGGCCTCGTGGTGCTCGAGGCCGAGTCGGGCGACCGACTGTGGAGCTGGGATCCCGGCACGGAGGGAGATCGCCGCGTCGGCGACGTCTCCTTCGACGGTGAGTCGATCGCCGTCTCGAGTCACGGGGACAAGCGCGGGTACCTGCTCGGCCCCGGTGGTGCCGAGCGCTGGCGCGTCGACCTCGCAGTCGAGACCGAAATCGATGACGAGACCCTGTACGCCTATCCGAACCACGTCTACACGAACGACAGTCGCGTGGCGTTCGTGACCGGCAACACCTACGCGGTAGAGAGCCGCGAGACCGAGAGCCGACACCCGAACGAACACCGGGTCGCCGCGTTCGATGCGGACGGTGACCTCATCTGGGACGACGAGGTTCGGGGCTTCGTTCACGGCCTCGCCGCCGACGGCGGGCGACTCGTCGCGCCCTGCGCCCAGAACTTCCGGGTCCGTGATCCGGATACTCACGCCGTCCGCTGGTTCGACCTCGAGTCAGGCGCGAGCGGGTGCGAGCGCCTCGACGGGATCGCGACGGCGGCCGCCGTCGAAGAGGGAACGGTTGCTGCCATCGAGGAACCCGTCGAGTACCACGACGAGGGCCAGACGCGCGGCGAGTACGCGCTTCGCGTCGGCTCGCTCGAGTAG
- a CDS encoding DNA primase: protein MSENSPRDGREGRSDPERVERSSSRPDDAERTIGPSRRVMTDGGQAEMEEPEEATEETPDGQEAEQEEGEEEDSEEEEAEQEEGEDEEPEEEEAEGEGEEEQSETEEEEAKEGESEEEEREGTGNLVEDDREEGHAEDAEAVYEGDDASGVLHLDLDGLFLDVLGLEVNLNPVQLDVSARPGGNNLLGNLLSAVTGLLDGPGALLDKVKSLLSKPVELLKKVPGKAKEFLSGLLERPKEFLSGLLERPKEFLSGLASKSKESLGNLFSKLKGILGKPVEWLRGLFGGEPAEGDEEASEEATGEGDEPEPAEADAEGADEEEEEAESPGRISAAGSWLKEKLAGLVPSFPVEELVAMVVSQVIEQLIEQLEPEAEQEDEASDQPEAASQEAA, encoded by the coding sequence ATGAGCGAGAATTCTCCACGTGACGGCCGCGAGGGCCGTTCGGATCCCGAGCGGGTCGAACGCTCCTCGAGCCGTCCCGACGATGCCGAACGCACGATCGGCCCCTCGCGCCGGGTGATGACCGACGGCGGACAGGCGGAGATGGAAGAACCGGAAGAGGCCACTGAGGAGACGCCCGACGGTCAGGAAGCCGAGCAGGAAGAAGGCGAAGAGGAAGATTCGGAAGAAGAGGAAGCCGAGCAAGAAGAAGGGGAAGACGAAGAACCGGAAGAGGAGGAGGCTGAGGGAGAAGGCGAAGAAGAGCAATCGGAGACAGAAGAAGAGGAAGCTAAAGAGGGAGAATCCGAGGAAGAAGAGCGAGAAGGCACCGGGAACCTCGTTGAGGACGATCGCGAGGAAGGTCACGCCGAAGACGCCGAAGCGGTCTACGAGGGCGACGACGCGTCCGGCGTGCTCCACCTCGATCTCGACGGTCTCTTCCTCGACGTCCTCGGCCTCGAGGTGAACCTGAACCCGGTTCAGCTCGACGTTTCGGCGCGGCCGGGCGGAAACAATCTGCTCGGGAACTTGCTGTCTGCAGTGACGGGGTTACTGGACGGTCCCGGTGCCCTGCTCGACAAGGTGAAGTCGCTCCTGAGCAAACCGGTGGAGCTGCTGAAGAAGGTCCCGGGGAAGGCGAAGGAGTTCCTCAGTGGGCTCTTAGAGCGGCCGAAAGAGTTCCTCAGTGGACTTCTGGAACGGCCAAAGGAGTTCCTCAGCGGATTGGCGAGCAAGTCGAAGGAGTCACTCGGAAATCTATTCAGCAAGCTGAAAGGAATCCTCGGCAAACCCGTGGAGTGGCTCCGCGGGCTGTTCGGCGGTGAGCCCGCGGAAGGCGACGAGGAGGCGTCCGAAGAAGCGACCGGCGAAGGGGACGAACCCGAACCGGCGGAAGCGGACGCAGAAGGGGCGGACGAAGAGGAAGAAGAAGCGGAATCGCCCGGCCGGATCTCCGCTGCCGGCAGCTGGCTGAAGGAGAAACTCGCCGGACTCGTTCCCAGTTTCCCCGTCGAGGAACTCGTGGCGATGGTCGTCAGTCAGGTGATCGAACAACTGATCGAGCAGCTGGAACCGGAAGCTGAGCAGGAGGACGAGGCGAGTGACCAGCCCGAAGCAGCGTCACAGGAGGCAGCCTAA
- a CDS encoding substrate-binding domain-containing protein yields the protein MEYRRREVLGASAAGIAAAVAGCVGSGSEGDEVGVAGEELALATTTSTYDTGLLDEINAAFQERFGTRVAPNAQGTGAAIESARNGNADVILVHARSQEDEFMRDGYGVNRRDLMFNDFVIVGPSDDPAGVGDTEQATAAFEAIANAQAPFVSRGDDSGTHTKELAIWDAAGVEPGGEWYQELGQGMGNTLNNASESESYTLADRGTYLSMQDNVDLEILLQGPIEGGPELLANPYGIMAVNPEIHSNVNYQLAMAYIGFATSPAGQDVISNYTADGQQLFYPEALSEDPNFQQYVPEGWQSEADSE from the coding sequence ATGGAATATCGTCGCCGGGAAGTACTGGGTGCGAGCGCCGCGGGGATCGCTGCGGCTGTCGCAGGGTGTGTCGGGTCGGGCAGTGAGGGCGACGAAGTGGGGGTCGCGGGCGAGGAGTTGGCGCTCGCGACGACGACCAGCACGTACGATACGGGGCTGCTCGACGAGATCAACGCCGCGTTTCAGGAGCGGTTCGGAACGCGGGTCGCGCCGAACGCACAGGGAACGGGTGCCGCGATCGAGTCGGCGCGCAACGGCAACGCGGACGTCATTCTGGTCCACGCTCGCTCGCAGGAGGACGAGTTCATGCGAGACGGCTATGGGGTCAACCGGCGCGACCTGATGTTCAACGACTTCGTGATCGTCGGTCCGAGCGACGACCCGGCGGGCGTCGGCGATACCGAGCAGGCGACGGCTGCCTTCGAGGCCATCGCGAACGCGCAAGCTCCGTTCGTCTCGCGCGGAGACGACTCAGGAACGCACACCAAGGAGCTGGCGATCTGGGACGCGGCCGGCGTCGAGCCCGGCGGCGAGTGGTACCAGGAACTCGGTCAGGGGATGGGAAACACGCTGAACAACGCGAGCGAGTCGGAGTCGTATACGCTCGCAGATCGCGGGACCTATCTCTCGATGCAGGACAACGTCGACCTCGAGATCCTGCTGCAGGGACCGATCGAGGGCGGCCCGGAACTGCTGGCGAACCCATACGGGATCATGGCGGTCAATCCCGAGATCCACTCGAACGTCAACTACCAGCTGGCGATGGCGTACATCGGGTTCGCCACGAGTCCGGCGGGACAGGACGTGATCTCGAACTACACCGCGGACGGGCAACAGCTGTTCTACCCCGAGGCGCTATCGGAGGATCCGAACTTCCAGCAGTACGTCCCGGAGGGGTGGCAGTCGGAGGCCGATAGCGAGTGA